From Pleurocapsa minor HA4230-MV1, one genomic window encodes:
- a CDS encoding DoxX family protein — MEYIALAARICLCLIFFKAGISHITGFSGLVETISSQGLPLASLLAAGTVFFQLLGSVSLLLGYKTNIGAILLIIFLIPATLLFHNPIADPSQINDFLKNIGLIGGLLMVIYAGAGALSVDGQKK, encoded by the coding sequence ATGGAATATATAGCTTTAGCAGCTCGGATCTGCCTCTGTCTAATTTTTTTTAAAGCGGGAATTAGCCACATCACAGGTTTTAGTGGGTTAGTAGAAACGATCAGCAGTCAGGGATTACCTTTAGCTAGCCTATTAGCAGCAGGAACAGTATTTTTCCAACTATTAGGCTCGGTTTCTTTACTATTAGGTTACAAGACTAATATTGGTGCAATTTTACTGATCATTTTCTTGATACCTGCTACTTTACTATTTCATAATCCGATCGCCGATCCCAGTCAAATCAACGACTTTCTTAAAAACATTGGTTTGATTGGTGGATTATTAATGGTTATCTATGCAGGTGCAGGAGCATTGAGTGTAGATGGTCAAAAAAAGTAA
- a CDS encoding NAD(P)/FAD-dependent oxidoreductase, with the protein MGAGFAGLSAIKHLSDAEAEILLIDRHNYHTFIPLLYQVATGFIEPELIAYPLRTALRKIDNADFLLAQVQQVDLEGKKIITDRQTIAYDYLAIATGSQANFLQVAGAPQHTFPLRTLANAVALRNQILNCFEQAVIANDLSQQAQLMTFVIVGGGATGVEMAGALQELIQNCLTKDYPQLDKRQAKVILLQSGDTLLSTYPEPLSKYTLRQLRDRQIKVHFQSRVKAATAKAVILEDDTSIATSTIIWTAGLEANFPQPQSNLITASKNKLEVLPTLQLPNHPDVYVAGDAAYVEQNGEPLAGIAPEALQLGGAIAKNIKRQLKGKTPQAFNYFNKGQAAIIARNTGVAYLLGKIPLSGFLAWLLWLGIHVYYLPGLSNRGKLLGAWLKDYLWRDRSIKQIFTFNYLKK; encoded by the coding sequence ATTGGGGCAGGTTTTGCAGGCTTGAGCGCCATCAAACACTTATCTGATGCTGAAGCAGAAATACTATTAATCGATCGCCATAATTATCATACTTTTATTCCTCTGCTCTATCAGGTAGCCACAGGTTTTATTGAACCCGAACTGATCGCCTATCCTCTACGTACTGCATTACGCAAGATTGATAATGCCGATTTTTTACTGGCACAAGTCCAACAGGTTGATTTGGAAGGTAAAAAAATTATTACAGATCGGCAAACGATCGCCTACGATTATTTGGCGATCGCTACAGGGAGTCAGGCTAACTTTTTGCAAGTGGCTGGCGCACCACAGCATACTTTCCCCTTGAGAACTTTAGCCAATGCCGTTGCTCTACGTAACCAGATCCTGAACTGTTTTGAACAGGCTGTAATAGCAAACGATCTTTCTCAACAAGCGCAATTAATGACCTTCGTTATTGTGGGTGGGGGTGCTACAGGAGTAGAAATGGCGGGTGCGTTGCAAGAATTAATCCAAAATTGCTTGACGAAAGATTATCCTCAATTAGACAAACGCCAAGCAAAAGTAATCCTCTTACAGTCTGGAGACACTTTACTTAGTACCTATCCAGAACCCTTGTCTAAATATACTTTACGTCAATTACGCGATCGCCAGATCAAAGTACATTTCCAGAGTCGAGTCAAAGCAGCTACCGCCAAAGCAGTTATTTTAGAAGATGATACGAGTATTGCTACCTCGACGATTATCTGGACAGCAGGATTAGAAGCTAATTTTCCTCAACCTCAATCAAATCTAATTACGGCTAGTAAAAATAAGCTGGAAGTTTTGCCCACTCTTCAACTACCAAATCATCCTGATGTCTATGTTGCAGGAGATGCTGCCTATGTCGAACAAAATGGTGAACCTTTAGCGGGAATTGCTCCAGAGGCTCTACAGCTAGGAGGTGCAATTGCCAAAAACATCAAGCGACAATTAAAAGGGAAAACTCCCCAAGCTTTTAACTACTTTAACAAAGGTCAAGCAGCGATTATTGCTCGTAATACAGGAGTAGCTTATTTATTGGGTAAAATTCCCCTGAGTGGCTTCCTAGCTTGGCTGTTGTGGCTTGGCATTCACGTTTACTACTTGCCAGGATTATCCAACCGCGGCAAACTTCTGGGTGCTTGGTTAAAAGATTATCTCTGGCGCGATCGCTCTATTAAACAGATTTTTACCTTTAATTATCTTAAAAAATAA
- a CDS encoding geranylgeranyl reductase family protein → MFNCIIVGAGPAGSSAAYHLAKQGHSVLVLEKANFPRDKSCGGGVSPAIAQWFDFDFSPVVQNQVSQVKYTFKMGDPAEVELQGVTPMWMVQRGQFDNFLMEQATGKGAEFKSGVEVTGVSLQGETWQVQTNHGIFEGKYLIAADGANSNVARFLGMDATPTVAAASLQVPGDVSDRHKMTAFFDFGSLKNGFMWCFPKADGYSFSAAYVRDSKGKPDELKKQLTKYAELFNLDASRGEYKEHPLNLWQKDRALHSDRALLVGEAAGMVDPLIGEGIRPAMFTGVKAADAIMAALQGDVNALASYTESVNQEWGANLAKADFLAGLFFKAPKIAYKMGVKRPAAGQLMGKILCGELSYSQVAEKATQKLKFIPGIG, encoded by the coding sequence ATGTTTAACTGTATTATTGTAGGTGCTGGCCCTGCTGGTAGTAGTGCTGCTTATCATTTGGCAAAGCAAGGTCACTCGGTTTTGGTATTAGAAAAAGCAAATTTTCCCCGTGATAAATCTTGCGGTGGTGGGGTTTCTCCTGCGATCGCTCAATGGTTTGATTTTGATTTTTCTCCTGTAGTGCAGAATCAGGTTTCTCAAGTTAAATATACTTTTAAAATGGGCGATCCTGCGGAAGTGGAGTTACAGGGAGTGACTCCAATGTGGATGGTGCAGCGGGGTCAGTTTGATAACTTTTTAATGGAACAGGCAACAGGAAAAGGTGCGGAGTTTAAAAGCGGTGTAGAAGTTACGGGGGTAAGCCTACAGGGTGAAACTTGGCAGGTGCAAACTAATCATGGAATATTTGAGGGGAAGTATTTAATTGCAGCAGATGGAGCTAATAGTAACGTCGCCAGATTTTTAGGTATGGATGCCACGCCAACTGTTGCAGCAGCAAGTTTACAAGTACCTGGAGATGTTAGCGATCGCCATAAGATGACAGCGTTTTTTGACTTTGGCTCGTTGAAAAATGGTTTTATGTGGTGTTTTCCTAAAGCAGACGGTTATTCTTTTAGTGCTGCTTATGTGCGTGACTCTAAAGGTAAGCCTGATGAATTGAAAAAACAGCTAACTAAATACGCAGAATTGTTTAATCTAGATGCTAGTCGTGGAGAATATAAAGAGCATCCTTTAAACTTATGGCAGAAAGACCGTGCTTTACACAGCGATCGCGCTTTATTAGTCGGCGAAGCAGCAGGAATGGTCGATCCTTTAATTGGAGAAGGAATTCGTCCCGCTATGTTTACCGGAGTTAAAGCGGCAGATGCGATTATGGCTGCGCTACAAGGTGATGTTAATGCTCTAGCAAGCTATACAGAGTCCGTCAATCAAGAATGGGGTGCGAACTTGGCTAAAGCCGACTTTCTGGCTGGATTGTTCTTTAAAGCGCCTAAAATCGCCTATAAAATGGGAGTTAAACGCCCTGCTGCGGGTCAGTTGATGGGAAAAATTCTCTGTGGCGAATTGAGTTATTCACAAGTGGCAGAAAAAGCGACACAGAAGTTGAAGTTTATCCCTGGAATAGGCTAA
- a CDS encoding shikimate dehydrogenase: MQQITGKTKLLGIIGDPVEHSLSPVMHNAAIANLGLDYIYVPFPVKPGDLATALAGFSAFDLVGFSITIPHKQAIIPLLTEISDDAANIGAVNTVWRTASGWKGTNTDAEGFIAPLKAIRDWSKTTPVILGNGGAARAVIAGLTNLGCPEIHVVGRNPDRLARFYQSWHHAPKIISLLKIHHWNNLSSLIPAADLLVNTTPVGMSPHVDASPVEENLMQKLKPNAIAYDLIYTPNPTQFLKLAQAQGATAIDGLEMLLQQGVAALQIWLQQPVPVDVMRDSLKEYLGL, translated from the coding sequence ATGCAGCAAATTACAGGCAAAACTAAACTGCTGGGTATTATTGGCGATCCTGTGGAACATTCCCTGTCTCCTGTAATGCATAATGCAGCGATCGCCAATTTAGGACTAGACTATATCTACGTCCCTTTCCCTGTAAAACCAGGAGATTTAGCCACAGCACTGGCAGGTTTTAGCGCCTTCGATTTAGTCGGATTTAGCATTACCATTCCCCACAAACAAGCAATCATCCCGTTGCTGACAGAAATCTCTGATGATGCAGCTAATATTGGCGCGGTAAATACAGTCTGGCGTACTGCATCAGGTTGGAAAGGCACAAACACAGATGCGGAGGGTTTTATAGCACCCTTAAAAGCAATTCGTGACTGGAGCAAAACAACTCCTGTAATTCTCGGTAACGGCGGTGCAGCTAGAGCTGTAATTGCAGGCTTGACTAACTTAGGCTGTCCAGAAATTCATGTTGTTGGACGCAACCCCGATCGATTAGCGCGATTTTACCAAAGCTGGCATCACGCACCTAAGATCATCTCGTTACTCAAAATTCATCACTGGAATAACTTAAGTAGCCTGATTCCTGCTGCTGACTTACTGGTTAATACCACCCCCGTAGGCATGTCCCCTCATGTCGATGCTTCTCCTGTCGAGGAGAACTTAATGCAAAAACTCAAACCAAATGCGATCGCCTACGATCTTATTTATACCCCCAATCCAACCCAGTTTCTTAAGTTAGCTCAGGCTCAAGGTGCAACGGCGATCGATGGCTTGGAAATGCTCCTGCAACAGGGAGTAGCTGCTCTGCAAATCTGGCTTCAGCAACCAGTCCCCGTCGATGTGATGCGTGATTCTTTAAAAGAGTATTTAGGACTCTAA
- the lpxD gene encoding UDP-3-O-(3-hydroxymyristoyl)glucosamine N-acyltransferase, whose protein sequence is MKFQELVSKLGTAANHNSFDQQQNLNPELQGVAAIDRADGSSLSYVEGGKFAAMVATTQAIALILPLDETLQIQASDRNIAWIATSDPRLLFAQAIALFYQPFKPTPGIHSSAVIELDTTVGQDVYIGANVVIQKGVTIGDRVIIHPNVVIYPDVTIGNDTILHANCTIHERTQIGAGCVIHSGAVIGSEGFGFVPTATGWYKMEQSGSTVLEDGVEIGCNSAVDRPAVGETRIGRNTKLDNLVQIGHGCQIGQNCAMASQVGLAGGAIIGNGVMLGGQVGVANQVTVGDRVIATGQTGITGNVAAGEMVSGMPHIPSRLYRKLFVMYKRLPEMYKMYQELKKQ, encoded by the coding sequence ATGAAGTTTCAAGAACTTGTCAGCAAACTTGGTACAGCAGCTAATCATAACAGCTTCGATCAACAGCAAAATTTGAATCCTGAATTACAAGGAGTAGCTGCAATTGATCGGGCAGATGGTAGCTCATTAAGCTACGTTGAAGGCGGAAAGTTTGCAGCCATGGTGGCGACGACGCAAGCGATCGCTCTAATCTTGCCTTTAGATGAAACTCTACAAATCCAAGCCTCAGACAGAAATATTGCTTGGATTGCTACTTCTGACCCCAGATTATTATTTGCCCAGGCGATCGCTCTTTTTTATCAGCCTTTCAAACCAACGCCAGGCATTCATTCTAGTGCAGTTATTGAGCTTGATACTACTGTGGGGCAAGATGTTTATATTGGCGCAAATGTAGTCATTCAGAAGGGTGTAACGATTGGCGATCGCGTGATAATTCATCCTAACGTAGTTATTTATCCTGATGTGACTATTGGTAACGATACTATTCTCCATGCCAACTGTACCATTCATGAACGGACTCAAATCGGCGCTGGCTGTGTCATCCATAGTGGCGCGGTAATCGGCTCAGAAGGCTTTGGCTTTGTGCCAACCGCAACAGGCTGGTACAAAATGGAACAGTCAGGCTCTACCGTATTAGAAGATGGTGTAGAAATTGGCTGTAACAGTGCCGTAGATCGCCCTGCGGTGGGAGAAACTCGCATTGGACGCAATACTAAACTTGATAATTTAGTGCAGATTGGTCATGGCTGTCAGATCGGACAGAATTGTGCCATGGCTTCTCAAGTAGGATTAGCTGGGGGAGCAATTATTGGCAATGGAGTCATGCTTGGAGGACAAGTTGGTGTTGCCAATCAGGTAACAGTAGGCGATCGCGTAATTGCCACAGGACAGACAGGTATTACTGGCAATGTAGCAGCGGGAGAGATGGTTTCAGGTATGCCTCATATCCCTAGTCGGCTGTATCGTAAACTATTTGTCATGTATAAGCGATTACCTGAAATGTATAAAATGTATCAAGAATTAAAAAAGCAATAG
- a CDS encoding DUF1232 domain-containing protein, translated as MTQEQISQYSYTLETSPKFPATLFRFQEYNMTKIIALGLLLFTSIYTCFSCLAFLKSNYTDRLAPIQLREWYSPISAFFEAFYAIFSNLFSIFHFALLLTPLGVSMLIAWLVFEPREVSKFVLGLILIILGILGILNPADAIPDFLPLIGNFDDAFSGGGIGIGSWLLSIAAKRKENDDKITKQLKEGKIDQTEGLNLLLADKGISIKELKAASQ; from the coding sequence ATGACACAAGAACAAATATCTCAATATTCCTATACGCTTGAAACTAGCCCTAAATTTCCAGCTACTTTGTTTAGGTTTCAAGAATATAACATGACAAAAATCATAGCTTTGGGTTTGTTGTTATTTACTTCTATATATACCTGTTTTAGTTGTCTTGCATTTTTAAAAAGCAACTATACGGATCGTTTAGCACCAATTCAATTACGTGAATGGTATTCTCCTATTTCTGCTTTTTTTGAGGCTTTTTATGCAATTTTTTCCAATCTATTTAGTATTTTTCACTTTGCTTTACTCTTAACTCCATTAGGAGTATCCATGCTGATAGCCTGGTTAGTTTTCGAGCCGAGAGAAGTAAGCAAATTCGTTCTCGGACTTATTCTAATTATTTTGGGAATTTTAGGAATTTTAAATCCAGCAGATGCAATTCCCGATTTTCTACCATTAATAGGAAATTTCGATGATGCCTTTAGCGGAGGAGGAATAGGTATAGGATCATGGCTCTTATCTATAGCAGCAAAACGCAAGGAAAATGATGACAAAATCACTAAGCAGCTAAAAGAGGGCAAAATCGATCAAACAGAAGGGCTTAACTTACTATTAGCCGATAAAGGAATTTCAATCAAAGAATTAAAAGCAGCTAGCCAGTAA
- a CDS encoding pentapeptide repeat-containing protein, translating into MYAFVKDDVYNLIETQKCVGCDLSSYQKLSTEKIGLNDANLQNSHCERTNFSGLDLNGVNLSNAKLIEANLSKVTAYGINLKQAQLNNADLSGANLNQGNLTNADLSHADLRKAKLYQAKLNNANLNGANLGQAYLREANLYNANLISANLSGAFLNSENDRQKTDLRHANLQEAIFTEANLTNTDLSKSILIHANLSKANLSLAKLNDTDLDRADLSNSILKQADLRKAILSNVVLVNADLSNADLREANLIGANIEGANFSNTNLAGAILPDGSTYKSDSDDVNWIEEIKEKFQQQILH; encoded by the coding sequence GTGTATGCTTTTGTAAAAGATGATGTTTATAACCTTATCGAAACACAAAAATGTGTTGGCTGCGACCTTTCTTCCTATCAAAAACTCAGTACTGAAAAAATAGGTTTAAATGATGCTAATCTTCAAAACTCCCATTGTGAAAGAACTAATTTTAGTGGGCTAGATCTTAATGGAGTTAATTTAAGTAATGCTAAATTAATTGAGGCTAATCTTTCCAAAGTAACAGCCTATGGTATTAACCTCAAACAAGCTCAATTGAATAATGCAGATCTTAGTGGTGCTAATCTTAATCAAGGAAACTTAACTAATGCCGATCTATCTCATGCCGATCTTAGGAAGGCTAAACTCTATCAAGCTAAGCTTAACAATGCTAATCTCAATGGAGCTAATCTAGGTCAGGCTTATTTAAGAGAGGCAAATCTGTATAATGCCAATTTAATCTCCGCTAACTTAAGTGGTGCCTTTCTCAATAGCGAAAACGATCGCCAAAAAACCGATCTCCGCCACGCAAATCTTCAAGAAGCTATCTTCACAGAAGCTAATTTAACCAATACAGATTTAAGTAAATCTATTCTAATTCATGCCAATCTAAGCAAAGCTAATTTAAGTTTAGCTAAATTGAATGATACTGATTTAGATAGGGCTGATTTGAGTAATAGTATTTTAAAACAAGCTGATTTAAGAAAAGCTATTTTGAGCAACGTCGTCTTAGTTAATGCCGATCTGAGTAATGCAGATTTAAGAGAGGCAAACTTAATAGGGGCTAATATCGAAGGTGCAAATTTTAGCAATACTAATTTGGCAGGGGCGATTTTACCAGATGGTTCGACTTATAAATCTGATTCAGATGATGTTAACTGGATAGAAGAAATTAAGGAAAAATTTCAACAACAGATACTACACTAA
- a CDS encoding Glu/Leu/Phe/Val dehydrogenase, with product MQNSGDAKNSLLSDASKRLEQALKHVDISEDAIARLQHPKTSLSVSIPVRMDDGSLKVFSGYRVRYDDTRGAGKGGVRYHPGVSLDEVQSLAFWMTFKCALLDLPFGGAKGGITVNPKELSKAELERLSRGYIDAIADAIGIDVDILAPDVYTNAVIMGWMMDQYSIIQRKLCRGVVTGKPLTLGGSRGRDTATAMGAFTVIQAMLPKFNLIPTQTTVAIQGFGNAGATLAGLLAEAGYKIVAVSDSKGGIYAPQGLDIASVSEHKNQSREMKAVYCQDTVCSIVEHQAISNQELLALDVDILIPAALENQITQANAQDIQAKYIFEVANGPINFAADRILAQQGIYVFPDILVNAGGVTVSYFEWVQNRNGWYWTLSEVNQRLQSKMQLEAEQVWQISQDSQIDLRTAAYVQALKRLGKALDAKGNRNYFVS from the coding sequence ATGCAAAATTCAGGTGACGCTAAAAATTCTTTACTATCTGATGCCAGTAAAAGATTAGAACAAGCCTTAAAACATGTAGATATTTCCGAAGATGCGATCGCTCGTCTCCAGCATCCTAAGACTAGCCTGAGTGTTTCGATTCCTGTCAGGATGGATGATGGTAGTTTAAAAGTATTCTCTGGTTATCGGGTGCGTTATGACGACACTAGAGGCGCGGGGAAAGGCGGAGTACGTTATCATCCTGGGGTTAGTTTAGATGAGGTACAGTCTTTAGCTTTCTGGATGACCTTTAAATGTGCCTTATTAGATTTACCCTTTGGTGGTGCTAAAGGGGGTATTACTGTCAATCCGAAAGAATTATCCAAAGCCGAGTTGGAAAGGCTGAGTCGGGGCTATATTGATGCGATCGCCGATGCAATTGGTATCGATGTTGATATTCTAGCTCCTGATGTTTATACTAATGCGGTAATCATGGGTTGGATGATGGATCAATACAGCATCATCCAGCGTAAGTTATGTCGTGGAGTAGTTACAGGAAAACCACTGACCCTAGGAGGTAGTAGGGGTAGAGATACAGCCACAGCGATGGGAGCTTTTACGGTAATTCAGGCTATGCTACCGAAGTTTAATTTAATTCCCACCCAGACTACTGTAGCCATTCAAGGTTTTGGTAATGCAGGGGCAACTTTAGCAGGCTTGCTGGCTGAGGCGGGATATAAAATAGTTGCCGTTAGTGACTCCAAGGGTGGGATTTATGCACCCCAAGGTTTAGATATTGCCAGCGTTAGCGAGCATAAAAATCAGAGTCGAGAGATGAAAGCGGTATACTGCCAAGATACGGTATGCAGCATTGTCGAACATCAGGCGATTTCTAATCAAGAGTTGCTGGCTTTGGATGTGGATATCTTGATTCCTGCTGCGTTAGAAAATCAAATAACTCAAGCTAATGCCCAGGATATTCAAGCTAAGTATATCTTTGAGGTGGCAAATGGCCCGATTAATTTTGCTGCGGATCGAATATTAGCCCAACAGGGAATTTATGTTTTTCCTGATATTTTAGTTAATGCGGGTGGTGTTACTGTTAGTTATTTTGAATGGGTACAAAACCGCAATGGTTGGTATTGGACATTGTCAGAGGTTAATCAACGTCTTCAAAGCAAAATGCAACTCGAAGCAGAACAAGTTTGGCAGATTAGTCAAGATTCCCAGATCGATCTGCGCACTGCTGCTTATGTTCAAGCTCTCAAAAGATTAGGTAAGGCTTTAGATGCCAAGGGCAACAGAAATTATTTTGTCAGTTGA
- a CDS encoding mechanosensitive ion channel family protein: MLRKKLCTILIVIIGITAWVLPVNAVQLAQLPFIQDIAIYSRLLRQVQDNSLNSACIRLDGRCLFKLSATDPELLSDRIGEIQKRFAQVSADYLAVPNSQSDVTVKANGNLQDLYITIGDRSERLFTVTTIDAEANDVGVPVRTRQLEFAIEQGLETARKERSPQHIRRQIVIGLCILLCVWLINFPLDRKVRVLRRSARKLAPTAKLKNLPISDQLDQRQKWNLTEIQYRLMQLVQVFLWSGGALGILNLYPQTRIIPFLLIAALRIPLRITLVGLLTYFVIRLTYFLIAKLSAAAIDTQSRDLKVNQRGKLRINTTTRILRSAVTIIWVGIGVLTAFWINGVNLAPLLTGAGIFGLALSLASQNLIKDAINGFIIIWDDRYAVGDVVDIGAVGGLVENINLRITQLRDAEGRLITIPNSAVEIVSNRSSQWSRADLVIPVAYQTDIDRALEVIHQVAQAIAEDCQWRDRIWEFPTVLGVDQFSERGILIRVWIITEPLQQWDVAREFRRRIKIAFDQAGIPIPVPQQQILFDQQKVLNKINNIDQN; encoded by the coding sequence ATGCTTAGGAAAAAACTCTGCACCATCTTGATTGTAATTATAGGAATTACCGCCTGGGTTTTACCCGTTAACGCAGTACAGTTAGCACAGTTACCCTTTATCCAAGATATAGCAATCTATTCCCGCTTGCTCCGCCAAGTGCAGGACAACTCACTTAATTCTGCCTGTATTCGTTTAGACGGACGCTGTTTATTTAAGTTGTCTGCTACCGATCCTGAATTATTATCCGATCGGATTGGCGAGATTCAAAAGCGTTTTGCCCAAGTAAGTGCAGACTATTTAGCCGTGCCAAATAGCCAGAGCGATGTTACTGTCAAAGCAAACGGTAATTTACAGGACTTATATATTACTATTGGCGATCGCTCTGAGCGTTTATTTACCGTGACGACTATTGATGCCGAGGCTAATGATGTTGGTGTTCCTGTGCGGACGCGACAGCTGGAATTTGCTATTGAGCAGGGTTTGGAGACAGCCAGAAAAGAGCGATCGCCACAACATATACGCCGACAGATAGTGATCGGACTCTGTATTTTGCTTTGTGTCTGGCTAATTAATTTTCCTCTAGATCGAAAAGTTAGAGTTTTACGCAGATCCGCTAGAAAACTTGCCCCCACGGCAAAATTAAAAAATTTACCGATTTCAGATCAGTTAGATCAACGTCAAAAATGGAATCTAACTGAAATTCAATATCGCTTGATGCAATTAGTTCAGGTCTTCTTGTGGAGTGGTGGAGCTTTAGGAATTTTAAATCTTTACCCCCAGACGCGCATCATTCCTTTTTTGCTGATTGCTGCTTTAAGAATTCCCTTGCGAATTACTCTGGTAGGATTATTGACCTATTTCGTAATTCGTTTGACCTATTTTCTGATTGCCAAACTCAGTGCAGCAGCGATCGATACTCAGTCTAGGGATCTAAAAGTTAATCAGCGAGGGAAGTTACGCATTAACACCACCACGAGAATTTTGCGTAGCGCCGTAACTATTATTTGGGTGGGAATTGGTGTGCTGACAGCTTTTTGGATCAATGGGGTGAACCTCGCACCGTTGTTAACTGGTGCAGGTATTTTTGGTTTAGCTTTATCCTTAGCTTCCCAAAACCTGATCAAAGATGCAATCAACGGCTTTATAATTATTTGGGACGATCGCTATGCGGTGGGCGACGTGGTTGATATTGGTGCGGTTGGTGGCTTGGTAGAAAATATTAATCTTCGCATTACCCAGTTAAGAGACGCGGAAGGGCGATTGATTACCATCCCTAATAGTGCGGTTGAGATTGTGTCAAACCGTTCTAGTCAGTGGTCTAGAGCCGATTTAGTTATTCCTGTGGCATATCAAACTGATATCGATCGCGCTTTGGAAGTAATCCATCAAGTAGCTCAAGCTATAGCTGAAGATTGTCAATGGCGCGATCGCATCTGGGAGTTTCCTACTGTTTTAGGTGTCGATCAATTTAGTGAGCGGGGAATTTTGATTCGAGTTTGGATTATAACCGAACCTCTACAGCAATGGGATGTCGCCAGAGAATTTCGCCGCCGAATTAAAATTGCTTTCGATCAGGCGGGTATTCCCATTCCCGTTCCCCAGCAGCAAATCTTATTCGATCAGCAAAAAGTATTGAATAAGATTAATAATATCGATCAAAATTAA
- a CDS encoding SEC59/DGK1/VTE5 family protein, whose amino-acid sequence MSNPESLWLHHTLVNLAVPLGAVFIYLAILVLVAEGLSRWLTNDPELTRKVVHIGSGNVILLAWWLDISRTVIVSAAFIAAAIAILSYLTPILPSIESVGRKSFGTLFYAISMGILAAYFWLDTPQYAVIGILVMAWGDGMAAIIGQRFGKHKYQVGTISKSWEGSYAMAGAALIVTVAVLLLVEGNSWQTWTIAVVVALVATVAEAFSKLGIDNLTVPLASGFLCFLGVQVLSLS is encoded by the coding sequence ATGAGCAATCCAGAATCGCTTTGGTTACATCATACTTTGGTTAATCTTGCCGTTCCTTTGGGGGCTGTCTTTATATATCTAGCAATTCTCGTACTTGTAGCTGAGGGATTGAGTCGTTGGCTAACAAACGATCCTGAATTGACTCGTAAGGTGGTTCATATCGGCAGTGGCAATGTCATACTGCTGGCTTGGTGGCTAGATATTTCCCGTACAGTGATTGTTAGTGCAGCTTTCATCGCTGCGGCGATCGCTATTTTGTCTTATTTAACGCCGATTCTTCCCAGTATTGAAAGTGTCGGCAGAAAAAGTTTTGGCACCCTGTTTTACGCTATCAGCATGGGAATACTCGCTGCCTATTTTTGGCTCGATACCCCTCAGTATGCAGTAATCGGCATCTTGGTTATGGCATGGGGCGACGGCATGGCAGCAATTATTGGACAACGTTTTGGTAAACACAAGTATCAAGTAGGAACAATTAGCAAAAGTTGGGAAGGTTCTTACGCCATGGCAGGTGCAGCTTTAATCGTTACAGTCGCAGTTCTTTTGTTAGTTGAAGGTAATAGCTGGCAAACATGGACAATTGCAGTAGTGGTTGCCTTGGTCGCCACTGTTGCCGAAGCTTTTTCTAAGCTAGGTATAGATAATCTTACAGTTCCTTTAGCTAGCGGATTTCTGTGTTTTTTAGGTGTTCAGGTATTATCATTAAGTTAA
- a CDS encoding DUF3285 domain-containing protein, whose product MTESTSEPREQIKQVAVTPDNVAESDTLAPVATKPKDSYVKLAMRNMVRKGRQSLWHFFLTTAGLVGLLIGLAYLTKP is encoded by the coding sequence ATGACAGAATCTACTTCTGAACCAAGGGAGCAAATTAAACAAGTCGCTGTTACGCCCGATAACGTAGCTGAATCAGACACGCTAGCACCTGTGGCGACCAAGCCAAAAGACAGCTATGTCAAATTAGCGATGAGAAATATGGTTCGCAAAGGCAGACAATCTTTGTGGCACTTTTTCTTAACTACAGCGGGTTTAGTCGGTCTTTTGATCGGTCTAGCATATTTAACCAAACCATAA
- the ybeY gene encoding rRNA maturation RNase YbeY — protein MNVAVRQSINSDIYVENDYEGNLPQEALNQVNLVDWVGWFQHWLSFLNPMVDLPQDCELSLRLTGDRQIQEYNCQYRHLDEPTDVLAFASTETDLVLPAEFTEPLYLGDIIISLDTAMRQAKEQKHSLTVELAWLSSHGLLHLLGWDHPDDKSLQQMLAQQQELIYSLNTVKSD, from the coding sequence ATGAATGTAGCTGTTAGACAATCTATAAATAGCGATATTTATGTAGAAAATGACTACGAAGGAAATTTACCCCAGGAAGCCCTAAATCAGGTTAATTTGGTGGATTGGGTAGGTTGGTTTCAGCATTGGCTGAGTTTTCTCAACCCAATGGTCGATCTGCCTCAAGATTGCGAACTAAGTTTAAGATTAACAGGCGATCGCCAGATTCAAGAATATAACTGTCAATATCGTCACCTAGACGAGCCTACAGACGTTTTAGCATTTGCTAGTACCGAGACAGATCTGGTTCTTCCTGCCGAGTTTACAGAACCTTTATATTTAGGAGACATAATAATATCTTTAGATACGGCGATGAGGCAAGCGAAGGAGCAAAAACACTCTTTAACTGTGGAATTAGCTTGGTTATCTAGCCATGGCTTATTACATCTTCTCGGCTGGGATCACCCTGATGACAAGAGTTTACAGCAAATGTTAGCTCAACAACAAGAATTAATCTATTCTTTGAATACTGTCAAATCCGATTAA